ACGCGCTCTGGGCGCTGACGAAGCGCAACGTCTCGCAGGCGGCGCGCACCGGCGTGCCGGGCGTCGGCGGCTCGGTGTTCAAGCTGCATTATTCGGAGGTGCGCCAGCGTCTCGGCGAGCTGTCGATGCACGTGCTCGATCGCGCGGGGCTGTCGATCGCCGACGTCGACGGCATCCCGAACGGCGAGCACGTCTACGGGCAGATCCACGCGCTCTCGCTCACGATCGCGGCTGGCACGTCGCAGATCCAGCGCAACATCGTCGGCGAGCGCGTTCTCGGCCTCCCCAAGGAACGATGACCGCACGAAGTCGCCCGCGCACTGTGCGGTGCCCGGAGCCGAGCGGAGCGAGCGCACGGTACTCGCCAGCGAGCGAACGGCCGCGGCCCGGGGCCCAACGCGGATGCGGCGCACGGAGACGAGCGGAGCGAGCGGAGTGCGCTCGCCAGCGAACGAGCGCCCGCGGGCCGGGTATCCCGGCCCGCAGCGAGTGAGCGAGACGACATGGACTTCGAGCTGAGTGAGGACGAGGTCGCGCTGCAGGACGGCGTGCGCAAGCTGTGCGAGGGGCGCTTCACGATGGAGCGCGTGCGTGCGACCGAGTCGACGGGCGGCGTCGACCGTGAGGGTTGGCGCGACCTCGCCGACGCGGGCGTGTTCGCGCTGCGCGTCCCCGAGGGAGACGGTGGCGTCGGCCTCGGGATGAAGGAGGCCGTCCTCGTCTTCGAGGAGCTCGGCCGCGCGCTCGTTCCTGGTCCGCTCGTGGGCTCGCATCTCGCGGCCGCGACAGTCGACGGCGCGGCGGACGGCTCGACGATCGTCGGCGCGGTCGAAGCGGGCGACGAGCCGCTCCTGGTCGAGAACCGTGACGCGCTCGACGTCCTGCTCCTCGTACGCGACGACGGCGCGTTCGCGCTCGACCCCGGTGCGCTCGACGTCGAGCCGGTCGCCCGGCCGCTCGACCCGCTCACCCCGCTACATCGTGTGACGGGCGACGTGGCGCAGGGTGAGCAGGTCGCGGGTCCCGACGTCGTCGCGCGCTGGCGATTGGAAGGCGCCGCGCTCGTGGCCGCGCTGCAGCTCGGCATCGCCGAGGCGACCACCGACCTCGCGGTCGCGTACGCGAAGGAGCGTCAGCAGTTCGACAAGCCGATCGGATCGTTCCAGGCCGTGAAGCACATGTGTGCGGACATGCTCGTGCGCACCGAGGTCGCGCGTGCCGCCGTGTACGCGGCCGGTGTGACGCTCGACGATCCCGACGTCGGCGATCCCGAGCGCGCCGTGCACGCCGCGAAGGTCAACGCGGGCGAAGCCGCCGTCCGCAACGGCAAAGCGTGCATCCAGGTGCACGGCGGGATGGGCTTCACGTGGGAGGTCGACGCGCACCTGTACCTGAAGCGCGCGTGGTTGCTCGACACCGTCCTCGGGTCGGTCGCCGAGCACGCCGAGGCGATCGCGACCGCGCTGTAGGTTTGGGTCGGATGCACCTCGAGCTCGATGCCGACCAGCTCGCCCTGCAACGGGAGCTGCGCGACTACTTCGCGCGACTCATGACGCCCGAGCGTCGCGCCGCGCTCGGGTCCGGCAACGAGGCGTTCGGGCCCGCGTACCGCGACGTCGTCCGGCAGATGGGAACCGACGGCTGGCTCGGCGTCGGCTGGCCGAAGGAGTACGGGGGCCAGGGTCGCTCACCGCTCGAGCAGTACGTCTTCTTCGACGAGGCGCAGCGCGCCGGCGTGCCGGTCCCACTCGTCACGCTCAACACGGTCGGTCCGACGCTCATGCGCTTCGGCAGCGACGAGCAGAAGGCGTTCTTCCTCCCGCGCATCCTCGCCGGCGAGCTCCACTTCGCGATCGGCTACACCGAGCCCGGGTCCGGCACGGATCTCGCGTCGTTGCGCACACGCGCGGTGCGCGACGGCGACGAGTACGTCGTCAACGGCAACAAGGTGTTCACGACCGGCGCGCACGACGCCGACTGGATCTGGCTCGCGTGCCGCACCGACCCGGACGCGCCGAAGCACAAGGGCATCTCGATCCTGCTCGTCCAGACGTCGCTGCCGGGGTTCAAGCACTCGCCCATCTGGCTCCTCGGCGGCGGGCACACGAACGCGACGTTCTACGAGGACGTGCGCGTGCCCGCGTCGTGCCTCGTCGGCAAGGAGAACGAGGGCTGGAAGATGATCACGACGCAGCTCAACCACGAGCGCGTCGCGCTCGCGCCCGCCGGCCAGAGCGACCGCCACCTGCAGGAGGTGCGCCGCTGGGCCCAGGAGACGCGCCGCACCGACGGCACGCGCGTCATCGACCAGGAGTGGGTGCGGCTCAACCTCGCGCGCGTGCGCGCCAAGGTCGAGGTGCTGAAGCTCTCGAACTGGCGCGTCGCGACCGGGCTCGCCGAGGGGAACCTCAAGCCCGCGGACGCGTCGGCGATGAAGGTGTTCGGCACCGAGTTCCGTCTCGAGGCGTGCCGCCTGCTGATGGAGGTGCTCGGTTCGGCGGGCTCCCTGAAGGCCGGCTCGCCGGGTGCGGTCCTGCGCGGCGAGCTCGAGCACGCGTACCGCGCCGCACCGGTCGGCACGTTCGGCGGCGGTGTGAACGAGGTGCAGCGCGAGATCATCGGCATGGCCGGGCTCGGCCTGCCGCGCGCGCCGCGTTAGAGCACGAGCCGCGCCGCGCTAGAGGACGAGCTCCGCCATAACCCGGAGGGTCTCGATCGGCGCACCGACGAGCATCGTCGTGACGCGCGACTCCTTCCACGCGTCGAGCTCGTCGCGGATCTTCTCCTTCGGACCGATGAGGCAGATCTCCTCGACCATCTTCGTCGGCACCGCGGCGATCGCGTCGTCCTTCTGACCGTCGAGGAACAGCTGCTGGATCTTGCTGGCCTCCGCCTCGTAGCCGAGCCGGCAGAAGACGTCGTAGTGGAAGTTCATGCCCCGAGCACCCATGCCGCCGACGTACAACGCGATCATCGGGCGGAGCGCGTCGGCCGCACGCTCGACGTCGTCGTCGATGTTCACCGTGACTGTCGGCAGGATCTCGAACTCGTCCGGCGTGCGGCGCGCACCGGGACGGGCGAAGCCCTCGTCGAGCGCGTCCGTGTACATCCGCTCGTGCTTCGCCGAGTAGAAGATCGGGAACCAGCCGTCCGCGATCTCCGCGGCGAGCGCGACGTTCTTCGGGCCTTCCGCACCGAGGATGATCGGGATGTCCTCGCGCAACGGATGGGTCATCACGTTGAGCGGCTTGCCGAGGTCGAGCGAGCCCTCACCCCGGTACGGCATCGGGTACTGAGGTCCGTCGTTCGTCACCCGCTTGTCGCGCGCGAGCACCTTGCGGATGATTGAGACGTACTCACGCGTGCGCGCGAGCGGCTTCGCGAACGGGCGGCCGTACCACCCCTCGACGACCTGCGGGCCGGAGACGCCGAGACCGAGCACGAAGCGACCGCCCGACAGGTGGTCCATCGTGATCGCGGCCATGGCCATCGCGGTCGGCGTGCGCGCGGAGAGCTGTGCGAGGTCGGTACCCAGTCGCACCTTCGTGGTCTGGGAGCCCCACCACGCGAGCGGCGTCAACGCATCGGAGCCCCACGACTCCGCGGTCCAGACCGAGTCGAACCCGAGGCGCTCGACCTCCTTGATCGTCTCGAGCGCGCGCGGCGGTGGCTGCCGACCCCAGTACCCGACGTGGTAACCGAGCTTCATGTCTTCTCGCTCACTCCCGTTGATGGTCGCACTCACTGGGTGCTCGCCGCTCCGCGCTGCAGGCACGGGTCCTCGCCCCGGGTCGCCCGCGTCGTTCGTTCGCTGGCGAGCGCACTCCGCTCGCTTCGCTCGTCTCCGTGCGCCGCACCACGGAGGCGGCGGCGCTGCGTCACGCGAAGGGGGTTCGAGCATTTGATCACAGTGCGCGTGTCACTTGTGCAGCTGCGCGAGGACGACGCGCGCGATCGCTTGCTGGCCCGCGGCAGTCGGGTGGAACGGAGCCTGGCTCGCGGGGTTCAGCAGCAGCACCGACGCGCCGTACGCCCACGGGTCCGGCGTGCACCATTCGTGTCCGTCGAGCGCGTGCGACACGTCGGCGATCGTCACGTCCTGCTCGCTGCGCAGCGAGTCCTCGATCGTCGCGTTCAAGCGGTCGACCAGCGACCGCAGGTACGCGATCTCCGCGTGTGACAGGCCCGCGGCATCCGGGCACGCGAGCAGCGACACGTCCGCCGTGGGCTCCGGCAGCGGGTCGTAGTACGTCGTGAACACGATGCGCGGCGCGGAGCGGTGATCCGCGTGCGCGCGGTCGCGGATCGCGGCGGCGAGCTCGCGGTAGTGCGTCGCCAGAACCGGCAGTGCCGCGAGGACGCGTGATCGGATGGTCGGACCCGGGTTCGTCGCGGTGCACGTCCCGTTGCGAAGTACGGCGGCCTCGACGCACGACTCGACGACGGGGACGAACCCGAGGTCGTCGGCGCCGAGCGTCACGAGCACCACGTCGGGCGCGGCCCGGTCGTACGCGGGGTTCAGGTTCGTGCGCGTCTGCCAGTCACCGAACTGCGCGGGACGCAACACAGTGACGTCGTCGCGGTTCGCGTTCGTCGCGGGTCCCACGATCCCGTGCTCGTAGGACGACCCCGTGCACGCGAAGCTCGCGAGCGCAGCGTGCAGGTCCTGCGCGACGACGTCGCCGTACGCCTGCGCGGTCTGGTGACACAGCGGGTACGGCGGGAGCCAGCTCGGATCCACGACTCCGCCCGTCCACCGAGGCGGACGGTCGCCCGATGCGTACGTGTAGCCGTACGCGATCCCTTCGCCCGCCGCGACGGAGTCGCCGAGCACGACGATCGAGGTGCGCTTCGCCGGGCTCGACCGGTGCGTACCGCCGCCCGAGCCGCCGCATGCGGCCGCGACCACGCCGACGACCGCGGCGATCGCCGCGATCCGTCGCATGTCAGCCGATGCAGACGGGGTTCAGCGGGCTGCCGGTTCCGCCGGTGACGGGCAACGGGGCCGCGACGAACAGCGACTCGTAGCAGCGGTCGGCGGCCAGGTCGGAGAGCACGAGGTGCTCGATCAGCGGTAGGCCGAGCTTCACGAGGAGCTCGATGTGCACGCCGAGGAACCGGTCCTCGTCGAACGGGATCGCCTCGACCGCGCTGTTGTCGGAGCCGACCGCGGCGACGTCGAGCTGCGCGATCGTGCGGCACGCGTCGAGCCCGATGCCCGGCTGCATCATCAACGTGTCGTCGGTGCCGCCGGCCGCGGCGTTGGCGAGGAAGGCGTCGACCCAGCCGGTCCGGATGAGCAGGATGTCACCCGCGCGGATCTCGACGCCTTCGTGGCGCGCGCACGCGAGGAGGTCGTCACTCGTGAAGACGCGCGGCGCCTCGACGCGCTCGACGCCGAGGAACGCCGGCATGTCGAGCAGCACGGCGCGGCCGACGATCGGGCCCGTCTTGTCGATGCCGAGCTTCGTCGCGCCCGCCGCCGCGGTGACGGCCTCGGCCGGCACGCCGTTGTAGAGACGCCGCTCCGAGAACACGTGGCACAGCGCGTCCATGTGCGTCTCGTTGTGCGACGCGAGGACGATGACGTCCTCGTTCGCACCGACGTGGTCGGGTGCGCCGAACGCCTCGAACATGCCGACGTCGCTCTGGTGCGTGAGCGCGAGGCGCATCGGCGCGCCGCGGTAGTCGAGGATCGGGACGCCGCTGCGCTGGATCGGCAGCGCCAGGCTGTACGTCTTGCCGGTGCGGGGCAGCTTCGTCGCGGCGAGGACGACGTCGGGCGTGAGCAGGTTGAGCGTGCCCCGCTCGTCGTCGTCGCCCCACCGGCCCCAGTTCCCGACGCGCTGGTCCGTCGCGGTCATGACGTCCTCCCGGTCACCCACCCGCCCGTTCTGTGAATCGTGACGGC
This window of the Acidimicrobiia bacterium genome carries:
- a CDS encoding acyl-CoA dehydrogenase family protein; its protein translation is MDFELSEDEVALQDGVRKLCEGRFTMERVRATESTGGVDREGWRDLADAGVFALRVPEGDGGVGLGMKEAVLVFEELGRALVPGPLVGSHLAAATVDGAADGSTIVGAVEAGDEPLLVENRDALDVLLLVRDDGAFALDPGALDVEPVARPLDPLTPLHRVTGDVAQGEQVAGPDVVARWRLEGAALVAALQLGIAEATTDLAVAYAKERQQFDKPIGSFQAVKHMCADMLVRTEVARAAVYAAGVTLDDPDVGDPERAVHAAKVNAGEAAVRNGKACIQVHGGMGFTWEVDAHLYLKRAWLLDTVLGSVAEHAEAIATAL
- a CDS encoding acyl-CoA dehydrogenase family protein, encoding MHLELDADQLALQRELRDYFARLMTPERRAALGSGNEAFGPAYRDVVRQMGTDGWLGVGWPKEYGGQGRSPLEQYVFFDEAQRAGVPVPLVTLNTVGPTLMRFGSDEQKAFFLPRILAGELHFAIGYTEPGSGTDLASLRTRAVRDGDEYVVNGNKVFTTGAHDADWIWLACRTDPDAPKHKGISILLVQTSLPGFKHSPIWLLGGGHTNATFYEDVRVPASCLVGKENEGWKMITTQLNHERVALAPAGQSDRHLQEVRRWAQETRRTDGTRVIDQEWVRLNLARVRAKVEVLKLSNWRVATGLAEGNLKPADASAMKVFGTEFRLEACRLLMEVLGSAGSLKAGSPGAVLRGELEHAYRAAPVGTFGGGVNEVQREIIGMAGLGLPRAPR
- a CDS encoding LLM class F420-dependent oxidoreductase, with product MKLGYHVGYWGRQPPPRALETIKEVERLGFDSVWTAESWGSDALTPLAWWGSQTTKVRLGTDLAQLSARTPTAMAMAAITMDHLSGGRFVLGLGVSGPQVVEGWYGRPFAKPLARTREYVSIIRKVLARDKRVTNDGPQYPMPYRGEGSLDLGKPLNVMTHPLREDIPIILGAEGPKNVALAAEIADGWFPIFYSAKHERMYTDALDEGFARPGARRTPDEFEILPTVTVNIDDDVERAADALRPMIALYVGGMGARGMNFHYDVFCRLGYEAEASKIQQLFLDGQKDDAIAAVPTKMVEEICLIGPKEKIRDELDAWKESRVTTMLVGAPIETLRVMAELVL
- a CDS encoding SGNH/GDSL hydrolase family protein — translated: MRRIAAIAAVVGVVAAACGGSGGGTHRSSPAKRTSIVVLGDSVAAGEGIAYGYTYASGDRPPRWTGGVVDPSWLPPYPLCHQTAQAYGDVVAQDLHAALASFACTGSSYEHGIVGPATNANRDDVTVLRPAQFGDWQTRTNLNPAYDRAAPDVVLVTLGADDLGFVPVVESCVEAAVLRNGTCTATNPGPTIRSRVLAALPVLATHYRELAAAIRDRAHADHRSAPRIVFTTYYDPLPEPTADVSLLACPDAAGLSHAEIAYLRSLVDRLNATIEDSLRSEQDVTIADVSHALDGHEWCTPDPWAYGASVLLLNPASQAPFHPTAAGQQAIARVVLAQLHK
- a CDS encoding cyclase family protein, whose translation is MTATDQRVGNWGRWGDDDERGTLNLLTPDVVLAATKLPRTGKTYSLALPIQRSGVPILDYRGAPMRLALTHQSDVGMFEAFGAPDHVGANEDVIVLASHNETHMDALCHVFSERRLYNGVPAEAVTAAAGATKLGIDKTGPIVGRAVLLDMPAFLGVERVEAPRVFTSDDLLACARHEGVEIRAGDILLIRTGWVDAFLANAAAGGTDDTLMMQPGIGLDACRTIAQLDVAAVGSDNSAVEAIPFDEDRFLGVHIELLVKLGLPLIEHLVLSDLAADRCYESLFVAAPLPVTGGTGSPLNPVCIG